DNA sequence from the Liolophura sinensis isolate JHLJ2023 chromosome 1, CUHK_Ljap_v2, whole genome shotgun sequence genome:
atttcagttttatggaaGAGGAAACTGAAGTCAGTGCCCAGCaacaaaccaccaacctctggtagttactgacgaactttgaCATACCAAAGtgcacaccataatggtggaaggtAAAGTGGTCATCACCAAACCACAGCCTGCACAAACGGCCAACATTGTCAAATGTTTCAGTAAGGCTCCACAAGAAGGGAGatgtacctatatgtacatggaaaaaaaaaagacataaaccCTTACAATACCTGGAGCTGAAGAGAATGTCTGGCTGTTACCAAGATGACTGGAGGGTACATTTCCTGAGCTGGACACTTGCCTTGTTGAGTTGGAATACTGATGAGAGGTATAAGATCTGCTACCATGGGGATTACTGGGGCGTATCTGTGGTCCAGTCCCTAACCCAGTCTGTGTTACATCTCCATACTGCTGTACCCCAGAGCCATAACCCCCACTGTTGGTAGGAAATCTCTGCCAGGCCTGGCTCACTCCAGAAGGGCCACAGTATGGTTGGTTGTCCACCACAGAAGCCTGGCTTGAAGAACTGTAACCCTGATTCTGCAGGGAAGCTGTCCATCCCTGCCCTGATCCAGAACTTAAGTTGGCATTACCACAGGAAGGTAAAGATGATGAGCCTTGAGTCACACTGGCCTGCATATGTTTCTGATGACCAAGCTTTTTAAGCTGCTGTGCAATGTTGGATATGGCAGATGGATCAGTTTGTACACCTTGTTCTAACAACTGCAACTGGTTGctacaatacaaaacacaaCTGAATTGCAGTATTAACAATCCTTGTTTTACTCTGATTGAATTGTGTTTAGctcaaaaattttaatttatataacaGCAGCTTATGGGTTGAGGAATCAATtacaggagtaaaccaccaaccttcgcTAGGGATCTGACAAACTCAACAGCAAGAGATTCAAACATGTTAAGAAAGTCGCAGTGATccaggcaaagaaaacactaagcTAAAGTATATGTCAGTTAAAAGACCATTAGACACTCTTCATAAacatagttcgatttatttgttttagaatttttttttcaatctagttatatgcatttgaaactttggattctaggATGACCTTTTCTCACTGTACCGGGACCAGTCACACCATATcagggtttgtttgttttttgacttAACACACACAGTTTGtcagatttcatcattcaaatgCATACTGTGCATAAAGATTTATAAATGCTTTTGCCGAATCGACCTTAATctatattttcaagaaaaactATGGGTATGACATTGCCTTGATCtgatatgtatttcattttagtaTTTTCTTTAACTATTGTGGCCAGCCTTGTTTTTGGAGGTACAAGTATTTACCCCAAAATCAAGCCTGAAAAGCTCAATATCATGGCTGAGCAAAATCACAAAGCTTTCTTGTAGGCCATGAGATGTAAAGTTTGTTTTGCAGACTCCAAAATACTTACATCAACATCCTGCGTACATCTGAGACATCAGCAGAAGTATTTGTTGGTTGGTTGGCACTGTTAAGCAAAGCAGAATTTAAATCACATCATTATGATTATAACTGAAATTTACTAAAGCTCCAGGGTCTACAATAAGGGAAGGTCTAATAATTAGTTTATGTCTTTCAAAGGACAGGAAAATACACCTAACATTACAGAAATCATAGAAAACAGGACAGTGGGTTACAAAACTTGTAAGCTAAGTCATGATATGGTCCAAGTATTTTAGCGTGACTTTTGCAAGTTCTTTTACATTTTGTCTCACAAATACAGTTAGCAAGATCAGATCAGATAATTAAGTGACAAAATACTAATATTGTCTTATCCATGATGATCAAGAATGATATAGGTATCCATTGTCACTTCAGGCATATTTATCTAAAATTTCTTTTAGGAACAGAAGAAAGAACTACAGATCAGTTCACTGCCATTTCAAGTAACACCATTTCACCTTTGGAACTTTTGCCCCATCCATCTTGGATTCTTCTTCTGGAAAGGCTTTTTGGGAAGCCACTTAGCTTTCTGTGTATTACAAGTTTTCCAGGCTGGAACACTGCCCTGCTGGGGTTTGCTACTCCCCGTTGTAAGCTGAATTAATGACCCTTGAGTGCTGCCCAGTCTAGTTGGATGTGAGGTTGTGTTCAGGGATGCTGCAGATTGCTGGGAGCCTTTAAAGCTTCTAGACACATTTAAACTGCTTTGAGATGTGGTCCCACCTGATGAGGTCTGTTTTACTCCAGCACTTGCAGCAGGATGAGGCTTACTTGGCACACTGGTTGTGGAAGTTGAGCCTTGGACCTTTCCAGACATCTGATGTAGAGTAGTTGACCTGTTGAAGTACCTTCCACCAGCACTGGGAGAAATAGGGGAGGCACTTTTGTGGGTACTGGACAACTTTTTACCAGGTATAGTGTTGTGTTTGGCCCCTAATGGAATGTTAGTTTTTGGAGAAACCTGagagtttttaaaattttcagatTGATTTTTTGGCATTTCAGGACTGTTTTTAAAACTTGCGACCACATCATGTTTCTTGGTGCTTTGTGCGTCACTCTCTGGTCGGATTCCAGCCCCATCCATCATGACCAAACTTTCTGAATCTTCCTCCGAGTCAATAGCTTCAAAAGATTCCTCAATGCCTCTATTTTTGATATGTTTCCGTGGTTTATTTGGGCTGTAGTAGTCATTGCGAATCCGTACTTTGTAGGATTTAGCATCAGCTCTTTGTATGATGTGAGTTTTTGTGTCAAGCCGTGATTTGGGTTTTGTGTACTTAAGATGTGCCGCGTAATCTTCCACATCAGACTCTTGAGATGAACCTGGATGTGCAAATCTCTGATGTCCGCTCGCAAAGACTCTTCTACTATTGTCCTGAGTGTTGTGTTCAAATGGTTGACTGCTTGCTCGAGAATGACTCCTGGATCTATCTGATCTGATGTAACTTCTCTCATCTTCATCATACTCTGTTCCCTCGTCTCTGGAACTGTAATGCACATTTTGCTTCTGATAATGTCTAGGAGGTAAAGGGCGCCTACCACCCCTGTGTTCATCAATACCATCATCATCGTGGAACCTGCCTCTAGCATCTTCATATTCTCTAGCTGCCGACAGCCTCTCCAGTCCTCGTCTCTGAGGACTTCTTGAACGATGCACCTTTGAGCGATTCCTGTCATAATCATTAAACTCCTTTGAAGCACTGCGTCGATATGTGTCTGTGGAGTGCCTGGGCCTGTCCCCTCTCCTCCTCCCACCATTGTCCTCATTCTCACCACCAGTAGCAGATTCCAGGCACCTACTGCCAGAGCGGCGACTACCTGGTGACTTGGAAGCTCTGTATTCAGCAGGAGATCTACCATGAAGTCTGCCTCTCTTGTCCTCCAGTAGGGAGGAATCTGGTAATCCAATGGACGCCTCTATTGTCCTCACAGCATTCACATGTCTTTCTATGGTATGATCAACCGGGGTCAATGGCAAAACTGGCTTTACTGTGGCTGTCTCAGCTGTTGACAACAAAATATCCCCATTCAGAGTCCGAGTTAATATGATACCACCTCTGTCTGAGGTTTCCTCTAATCCACCCACTTGTGGAACCATTCTGGACTCAGCCACGTCTGACTGAAGGGGTGTAACTCTACCAGACTTCCTATCTGGACTAGGTGAGTGCAACTGTCTTTCTGGAGACAAACTGTCCTCTACAGGCTTCCTCCACATACCGGGAGTCCTTGATCTTGATCTTGGGTCTGACATCCTATCTGCTCGCCCTTCCCTATTTATTGGATGATCTTCTTGATGCCTGAAGTCTCTGGACCCCTCTCTTTTTCTGCAACCTCTATTTCCAGGTCTCCATGGCCGCCCCCTTAACTCTGAACTTCTTGACCCCTCAGATGGCTCTCGAGAGGAATCGGCGATCAACAACTCTCCATCCTCAGTTCTTACGATCTTCTTTGTACTGCCCTGCCCCCAGGATCTTCTGCTTCTGTGGGAGTCTGAGAGGTCATCCCGTATAGGTGCTGAGTCATCGTGGTAACTCTCTTTCCCTCTGTTCCTGTAAGGCGAAGCACTCCTCTTCCTCTTACCTCTAGAGTGCCAATGATCATCAGGAAATCTGTTTTGCTGGTCAATAGATGCTCGTCTGTCATACATTCTAAAACGTTCTCTGTAGCATTCAAATTCCTTAAGAATATAAAAAGATCTCATTCATTTGTGATTACACATAAAATTCATCTTATTGCCAGGAAAAGAGGAAAGAATAAAATGGACTCAATACAAAGGaacatttgaacaaaacttTTTGCTTGCGGTGACATGTGTGTAATGTTTACTCCAGACTTTTAACTGGAAATCTAAATACTTCATACTTACTGGGCTGGGATGTCTGCTGACAGAATCATCTGTAAGATAAGATGCACTTAGCATAATAACTATTAAAAGTAGAACAATACTATACcaaaaaattaccaaattcaaaTGATGACAACAGTACTGTCacaaatatattacataaattATTTTTGCTAAACATAATGTTAGAAAGTACAAAAATCATAGTAGAGTCTGATCCTACTCTTTTAGCACATACCTTGAGAGTAAGCCCTGCCACCGATTGCAATATCTTCTTCATATCTTTCCGTAGATTGTCGCCTGTCTCTGTACCTGATGTCTGGTTCATACTGATCACCATCATAGTGAAGGTTGTCTCCAGGACGAAGGTCATCATAGCGAGGATCATCCTCATGCTGAAGCTCATACTCTTGCAGAGGGTCATCATCATACTGAATGGCATCTTCATAGCAAAGGTCATCTTCATAGCGAAGGTCATCTTTGTAGAAAGGGTTGTCTTCAGTGTAACCCCACGTATCATCACCACGGTGATCACCCATCTCCGCACCACCAATGGAAACATAATGGTCCACCTCACCATGGGAATCTCCGGCTTGTCTGTGGAAGTTGCGTCTGAAGCCTCTACCTCTATGAGAGTGCCCGTTGTCGTTTCTTAAATGATTAAACCCTCTTCCTCCAATCAAACCTCTCTCTCTAGAGTTGGGCATTCCACGTTGAAAACCTCTATTCCCTCTAAACAGGTTTCCTCGACCTCTATTCCCTCTGAACGGCTTTCCTCGACTATCATTGTCTCTGAAGGACATTCCACCATCTTTCTTGCCTCGGAATGATGTTCTAGAATCTCTCAATAGCATCTCGACACCTTGATTATCTCTCAATAGCACCTTGACACCTCGACTACCTCTGAACTGCATTCCACGACCTTGGTTACCTCGGAACTTATCTTGATGGCCTTGATTTTTTCCTATGAGCCTCCCATGGTAGAGGCCTCGCCCACCTCTCATCGACATTCCACGTTTAAATCCTCTACCACGAGCTGGTGGGTTGTACTCAACGTCATTATCAGCCAGATCATCAGATTTACTCTGATGGGTGCGGAAACTGTCATTACAAGTACCCTGGGGTTTTTCTGCGGTTTTTGACAGCTTGAATTCTGGTAGAGATGACCCCATGCTTCCATTATCTCCGGAATTATGACTTTTGGAGCTAATGTTTGAAAGACTGCTGCCTGCTGTCCAACAGAATACATCAAGATTTACAtcaataaattgtaaaaattacTTCAGTCTGAACACATGAGCTTGTATATCAATCATATATAACTACAAAACTGAGATCAAAGTTAACATATTAGTACTGAGCATACAGtcttaataaaaaaagaaataaaagttcATGACTTCAATGAATACAAGAGTTTTTACTTTACTGAAAACAATTAGCATAAATATTAAGCTAATTTCTGTcatctttacatttatttatttatttatttgataggtgttttacgccattcccaagaatatttcacttatacaacggcagccagcattatggtgggaggaaatcgggcagagcccgggggaaacccacaaccatctacaggttgctgagGGACCTTCAGACGTACGTGTCAACTTTACAGACTAACCTCTTTGTGTTTTCACCGGATGACCAGGCTGCTGCACTGTAAAAGTCTTATCCTCCTCCTTGTCTGGTTGAAGAATGGCAAatctgtcaaaaaaataaaatatttcctgCATTAGCGCAGCCAATAATCTACAGGTATACTGAAATCAATATCAAACTAATGATTATAACAAAATTCTCTGGGAAATACAGACCCTTTCAAAATGATCCTCCCTATTTCATAAACGCTTCAGTTAACATCTGCATGGGATATGCTTACAAACTGTGAGCGTCTCAATGATGAAAAAGATGAAAGTATCATAATTTTTGATATAATGGTCATAATTTCGAGAGACTAAAGTAAGCagacatatattttaatatactgTAATTTATACATCCACTGCCGGATATTTTTAAATGGAAGACATTCATTCTATAGACGCAAGCAATGTTAGTTCCAAGTTACGTTACTTCATCTCTGGAAACCGTATGCTGAGTCCTCATACTGAGAAGATCCGTTTCCCACACTACAAAATACAAAGTATATGTATCTTGCACTTGAttacataaataaggtgcctcTTTCTCACACAGTAGAGCTGTGAATAAACAACACTATGATAGACAGTATACTGATCCATACTGATCCTCAATAATAGATTGTCCTCCAATGTCTTAGAGGGGTTTTAGCTGTCAACGGCACAGTTCTATCTGTAAGTCATAACAAATTAACCTGAGTCCAGTTAACGTTGTTATGTTCCACTTGTACAGTGCTTTTCAAAACCACATATTGAGATAGTTTCCAAAATGAAATTGGCACCATGTATTGGCTCAGGGACACTGGAATATTTCTTCATAAATTCCACTGTGATATGATGTGACCAGTGATCCTTACCACAGTGGGATGTCTACAGGAATGTTTCGTCACAACATTGAATAAATGAAGTGTGCTTCATGTGGGTTCCATTTCAAGCGCCATTGTATAGGCCTGCCTTCCACATTTACACTTTCCTGCGGCAATGAGACCATGTGGAATTTCCACGTGAAATTCTGGCTGTATATAGGCCTCCCTTTGCAGTGGAATTCTGACAGTCTATACTggatacatttccatgtgaaatTCTGACTGCAAGTAGTGGGCCTCACTTTACTGCAGAATTGAGATAGCTTTCCTGTGGCATTCATGCAGTCCATATTGGAAAAAATTTCCATGTGAAattctggctgtaagtgggtcTCACTTTACTGTAGAAGTGATATAGCTTTCCTGTGGCATTCATGCAGTCCATATTGGAAAAAATTTCCATGTGAAATTCTGACTGCAAGTGGGCCTCACTTTACTGCAGAATTGAGATAGCTTTCCTGTGGCATTCATGCAGTCCATATTGGAAAAAATTTCCATGTGAAATTCTGACTGCAAGTGGGCCTCACTTTACTGCAGAATTGAGATAGCTTTCCTGTGGCATTCATGCAGTCCATATTGGAAAAAATTTCCATGTGAAATTCTGACTGCAAGTGGGCCTCACTTTACTGTAGAATTGAGATAGCTTTCCTGTGGCATCACACAGTCTATATTggatacatttccatgtgaaatTCTGACTGCATATGGGCCTCACTTTCCTGTGGCATCCACTCTATACTggatacatttccatgtgaaatTCTGACTGCATGTGGGCCTCATTTTACTGTAGAGTTGAGAAAGCTTTCCTGTGGCATTCACACAGTCTATAATGCATCCACTCTATATTagatacatttc
Encoded proteins:
- the LOC135473238 gene encoding uncharacterized protein LOC135473238 isoform X2 — protein: MSTTCVSEGGISEEKASELDYNEKSDVEEELEIVDEVGDLDDFDVLDEVDDEDDLSLDEISDDDDDEPGLKRKDEVLKVRVEKSPRSTLPVKCLTAEDLTSPYVSPVLNEITAALSGKIKANKDGVTEILLQGSKEANTNQTFTKAKKDMLRNKVKQFQRSGRLPGLAEGSLIFVRKIPIDAGAGLLKSLFPNARNILLPRSDDGLNLGFAILQPDKEEDKTFTVQQPGHPVKTQRGSSLSNISSKSHNSGDNGSMGSSLPEFKLSKTAEKPQGTCNDSFRTHQSKSDDLADNDVEYNPPARGRGFKRGMSMRGGRGLYHGRLIGKNQGHQDKFRGNQGRGMQFRGSRGVKVLLRDNQGVEMLLRDSRTSFRGKKDGGMSFRDNDSRGKPFRGNRGRGNLFRGNRGFQRGMPNSRERGLIGGRGFNHLRNDNGHSHRGRGFRRNFHRQAGDSHGEVDHYVSIGGAEMGDHRGDDTWGYTEDNPFYKDDLRYEDDLCYEDAIQYDDDPLQEYELQHEDDPRYDDLRPGDNLHYDGDQYEPDIRYRDRRQSTERYEEDIAIGGRAYSQDDSVSRHPSPEFECYRERFRMYDRRASIDQQNRFPDDHWHSRGKRKRSASPYRNRGKESYHDDSAPIRDDLSDSHRSRRSWGQGSTKKIVRTEDGELLIADSSREPSEGSRSSELRGRPWRPGNRGCRKREGSRDFRHQEDHPINREGRADRMSDPRSRSRTPGMWRKPVEDSLSPERQLHSPSPDRKSGRVTPLQSDVAESRMVPQVGGLEETSDRGGIILTRTLNGDILLSTAETATVKPVLPLTPVDHTIERHVNAVRTIEASIGLPDSSLLEDKRGRLHGRSPAEYRASKSPGSRRSGSRCLESATGGENEDNGGRRRGDRPRHSTDTYRRSASKEFNDYDRNRSKVHRSRSPQRRGLERLSAAREYEDARGRFHDDDGIDEHRGGRRPLPPRHYQKQNVHYSSRDEGTEYDEDERSYIRSDRSRSHSRASSQPFEHNTQDNSRRVFASGHQRFAHPGSSQESDVEDYAAHLKYTKPKSRLDTKTHIIQRADAKSYKVRIRNDYYSPNKPRKHIKNRGIEESFEAIDSEEDSESLVMMDGAGIRPESDAQSTKKHDVVASFKNSPEMPKNQSENFKNSQVSPKTNIPLGAKHNTIPGKKLSSTHKSASPISPSAGGRYFNRSTTLHQMSGKVQGSTSTTSVPSKPHPAASAGVKQTSSGGTTSQSSLNVSRSFKGSQQSAASLNTTSHPTRLGSTQGSLIQLTTGSSKPQQGSVPAWKTCNTQKAKWLPKKPFQKKNPRWMGQKFQSANQPTNTSADVSDVRRMLINQLQLLEQGVQTDPSAISNIAQQLKKLGHQKHMQASVTQGSSSLPSCGNANLSSGSGQGWTASLQNQGYSSSSQASVVDNQPYCGPSGVSQAWQRFPTNSGGYGSGVQQYGDVTQTGLGTGPQIRPSNPHGSRSYTSHQYSNSTRQVSSSGNVPSSHLGNSQTFSSAPVYQTPQSNSRIIWPS
- the LOC135473238 gene encoding uncharacterized protein LOC135473238 isoform X3; the encoded protein is MSTTCVSEGGISEEKASELDYNEKSDVEEELEIVDEVGDLDDFDVLDEVDDEDDLSLDEISDDDDDEPGLKRKDEVLKVRVEKSPRSTLPVKCLTAEDLTSPYVSPVLNEITAALSGKIKANKDGVTEILLQGSKEANTNQTFTKAKKDMLRNKVKQFQRSGRLPGLAEGSLIFVRKIPIDAGAGLLKSLFPNARNILLPRSDDGLNLGFAILQPDKEEDKTFTVQQPGHPVKTQRAGSSLSNISSKSHNSGDNGSMGSSLPEFKLSKTAEKPQGTCNDSFRTHQSKSDDLADNDVEYNPPARGRGFKRGMSMRGGRGLYHGRLIGKNQGHQDKFRGNQGRGMQFRGSRGVKVLLRDNQGVEMLLRDSRTSFRGKKDGGMSFRDNDSRGKPFRGNRGRGNLFRGNRGFQRGMPNSRERGLIGGRGFNHLRNDNGHSHRGRGFRRNFHRQAGDSHGEVDHYVSIGGAEMGDHRGDDTWGYTEDNPFYKDDLRYEDDLCYEDAIQYDDDPLQEYELQHEDDPRYDDLRPGDNLHYDGDQYEPDIRYRDRRQSTERYEEDIAIGGRAYSQDDSVSRHPSPQNRFPDDHWHSRGKRKRSASPYRNRGKESYHDDSAPIRDDLSDSHRSRRSWGQGSTKKIVRTEDGELLIADSSREPSEGSRSSELRGRPWRPGNRGCRKREGSRDFRHQEDHPINREGRADRMSDPRSRSRTPGMWRKPVEDSLSPERQLHSPSPDRKSGRVTPLQSDVAESRMVPQVGGLEETSDRGGIILTRTLNGDILLSTAETATVKPVLPLTPVDHTIERHVNAVRTIEASIGLPDSSLLEDKRGRLHGRSPAEYRASKSPGSRRSGSRCLESATGGENEDNGGRRRGDRPRHSTDTYRRSASKEFNDYDRNRSKVHRSRSPQRRGLERLSAAREYEDARGRFHDDDGIDEHRGGRRPLPPRHYQKQNVHYSSRDEGTEYDEDERSYIRSDRSRSHSRASSQPFEHNTQDNSRRVFASGHQRFAHPGSSQESDVEDYAAHLKYTKPKSRLDTKTHIIQRADAKSYKVRIRNDYYSPNKPRKHIKNRGIEESFEAIDSEEDSESLVMMDGAGIRPESDAQSTKKHDVVASFKNSPEMPKNQSENFKNSQVSPKTNIPLGAKHNTIPGKKLSSTHKSASPISPSAGGRYFNRSTTLHQMSGKVQGSTSTTSVPSKPHPAASAGVKQTSSGGTTSQSSLNVSRSFKGSQQSAASLNTTSHPTRLGSTQGSLIQLTTGSSKPQQGSVPAWKTCNTQKAKWLPKKPFQKKNPRWMGQKFQSANQPTNTSADVSDVRRMLINQLQLLEQGVQTDPSAISNIAQQLKKLGHQKHMQASVTQGSSSLPSCGNANLSSGSGQGWTASLQNQGYSSSSQASVVDNQPYCGPSGVSQAWQRFPTNSGGYGSGVQQYGDVTQTGLGTGPQIRPSNPHGSRSYTSHQYSNSTRQVSSSGNVPSSHLGNSQTFSSAPVYQTPQSNSRIIWPS
- the LOC135473238 gene encoding uncharacterized protein LOC135473238 isoform X1, whose protein sequence is MSTTCVSEGGISEEKASELDYNEKSDVEEELEIVDEVGDLDDFDVLDEVDDEDDLSLDEISDDDDDEPGLKRKDEVLKVRVEKSPRSTLPVKCLTAEDLTSPYVSPVLNEITAALSGKIKANKDGVTEILLQGSKEANTNQTFTKAKKDMLRNKVKQFQRSGRLPGLAEGSLIFVRKIPIDAGAGLLKSLFPNARNILLPRSDDGLNLGFAILQPDKEEDKTFTVQQPGHPVKTQRAGSSLSNISSKSHNSGDNGSMGSSLPEFKLSKTAEKPQGTCNDSFRTHQSKSDDLADNDVEYNPPARGRGFKRGMSMRGGRGLYHGRLIGKNQGHQDKFRGNQGRGMQFRGSRGVKVLLRDNQGVEMLLRDSRTSFRGKKDGGMSFRDNDSRGKPFRGNRGRGNLFRGNRGFQRGMPNSRERGLIGGRGFNHLRNDNGHSHRGRGFRRNFHRQAGDSHGEVDHYVSIGGAEMGDHRGDDTWGYTEDNPFYKDDLRYEDDLCYEDAIQYDDDPLQEYELQHEDDPRYDDLRPGDNLHYDGDQYEPDIRYRDRRQSTERYEEDIAIGGRAYSQDDSVSRHPSPEFECYRERFRMYDRRASIDQQNRFPDDHWHSRGKRKRSASPYRNRGKESYHDDSAPIRDDLSDSHRSRRSWGQGSTKKIVRTEDGELLIADSSREPSEGSRSSELRGRPWRPGNRGCRKREGSRDFRHQEDHPINREGRADRMSDPRSRSRTPGMWRKPVEDSLSPERQLHSPSPDRKSGRVTPLQSDVAESRMVPQVGGLEETSDRGGIILTRTLNGDILLSTAETATVKPVLPLTPVDHTIERHVNAVRTIEASIGLPDSSLLEDKRGRLHGRSPAEYRASKSPGSRRSGSRCLESATGGENEDNGGRRRGDRPRHSTDTYRRSASKEFNDYDRNRSKVHRSRSPQRRGLERLSAAREYEDARGRFHDDDGIDEHRGGRRPLPPRHYQKQNVHYSSRDEGTEYDEDERSYIRSDRSRSHSRASSQPFEHNTQDNSRRVFASGHQRFAHPGSSQESDVEDYAAHLKYTKPKSRLDTKTHIIQRADAKSYKVRIRNDYYSPNKPRKHIKNRGIEESFEAIDSEEDSESLVMMDGAGIRPESDAQSTKKHDVVASFKNSPEMPKNQSENFKNSQVSPKTNIPLGAKHNTIPGKKLSSTHKSASPISPSAGGRYFNRSTTLHQMSGKVQGSTSTTSVPSKPHPAASAGVKQTSSGGTTSQSSLNVSRSFKGSQQSAASLNTTSHPTRLGSTQGSLIQLTTGSSKPQQGSVPAWKTCNTQKAKWLPKKPFQKKNPRWMGQKFQSANQPTNTSADVSDVRRMLINQLQLLEQGVQTDPSAISNIAQQLKKLGHQKHMQASVTQGSSSLPSCGNANLSSGSGQGWTASLQNQGYSSSSQASVVDNQPYCGPSGVSQAWQRFPTNSGGYGSGVQQYGDVTQTGLGTGPQIRPSNPHGSRSYTSHQYSNSTRQVSSSGNVPSSHLGNSQTFSSAPVYQTPQSNSRIIWPS
- the LOC135473238 gene encoding uncharacterized protein LOC135473238 isoform X4, which produces MQEIFYFFDRFAILQPDKEEDKTFTVQQPGHPVKTQRGSSLSNISSKSHNSGDNGSMGSSLPEFKLSKTAEKPQGTCNDSFRTHQSKSDDLADNDVEYNPPARGRGFKRGMSMRGGRGLYHGRLIGKNQGHQDKFRGNQGRGMQFRGSRGVKVLLRDNQGVEMLLRDSRTSFRGKKDGGMSFRDNDSRGKPFRGNRGRGNLFRGNRGFQRGMPNSRERGLIGGRGFNHLRNDNGHSHRGRGFRRNFHRQAGDSHGEVDHYVSIGGAEMGDHRGDDTWGYTEDNPFYKDDLRYEDDLCYEDAIQYDDDPLQEYELQHEDDPRYDDLRPGDNLHYDGDQYEPDIRYRDRRQSTERYEEDIAIGGRAYSQDDSVSRHPSPEFECYRERFRMYDRRASIDQQNRFPDDHWHSRGKRKRSASPYRNRGKESYHDDSAPIRDDLSDSHRSRRSWGQGSTKKIVRTEDGELLIADSSREPSEGSRSSELRGRPWRPGNRGCRKREGSRDFRHQEDHPINREGRADRMSDPRSRSRTPGMWRKPVEDSLSPERQLHSPSPDRKSGRVTPLQSDVAESRMVPQVGGLEETSDRGGIILTRTLNGDILLSTAETATVKPVLPLTPVDHTIERHVNAVRTIEASIGLPDSSLLEDKRGRLHGRSPAEYRASKSPGSRRSGSRCLESATGGENEDNGGRRRGDRPRHSTDTYRRSASKEFNDYDRNRSKVHRSRSPQRRGLERLSAAREYEDARGRFHDDDGIDEHRGGRRPLPPRHYQKQNVHYSSRDEGTEYDEDERSYIRSDRSRSHSRASSQPFEHNTQDNSRRVFASGHQRFAHPGSSQESDVEDYAAHLKYTKPKSRLDTKTHIIQRADAKSYKVRIRNDYYSPNKPRKHIKNRGIEESFEAIDSEEDSESLVMMDGAGIRPESDAQSTKKHDVVASFKNSPEMPKNQSENFKNSQVSPKTNIPLGAKHNTIPGKKLSSTHKSASPISPSAGGRYFNRSTTLHQMSGKVQGSTSTTSVPSKPHPAASAGVKQTSSGGTTSQSSLNVSRSFKGSQQSAASLNTTSHPTRLGSTQGSLIQLTTGSSKPQQGSVPAWKTCNTQKAKWLPKKPFQKKNPRWMGQKFQSANQPTNTSADVSDVRRMLINQLQLLEQGVQTDPSAISNIAQQLKKLGHQKHMQASVTQGSSSLPSCGNANLSSGSGQGWTASLQNQGYSSSSQASVVDNQPYCGPSGVSQAWQRFPTNSGGYGSGVQQYGDVTQTGLGTGPQIRPSNPHGSRSYTSHQYSNSTRQVSSSGNVPSSHLGNSQTFSSAPVYQTPQSNSRIIWPS